A single Pristis pectinata isolate sPriPec2 chromosome 22, sPriPec2.1.pri, whole genome shotgun sequence DNA region contains:
- the LOC127581866 gene encoding gap junction beta-2 protein-like, with protein MGWYFLHSLLNGVNKYSTSLGKVWLSVIFIFRVLVLVVAAETVWGDEQSDFVCNTQQPGCRNVCYDRFFPISHIRLWVFQLLLVSVPSFLIGMHVSQRKKSKKNIKIFNQNADRRKMKIDAPLLRTYVVSLVFKMLFEASFMYLFYWIYEGYQMVRLVKCSEYPCPNTVDCFISRPTEKTIFTVFMLVISALCILLNVAELCYLIVRYCIIHFRTFCLPVTENNIKA; from the coding sequence ATGGGATGGtatttcctccattctctgctaaATGGGGTCAACAAGTATTCCACATCGTTGGGGAAAGTGTGGCTCTCGGTCATTTTCATCTTCCGTGTCCTGGTCTTGGTGGTAGCCGCTGAGACTGTGTGGGGAGATGAGCAGAGTGACTTTGTCTGCAACACACAGCAGCCTGGTTGCAGGAACGTGTGCTACGACCGTTTCTTCCCCATCTCCCACATCAGGCTGTGGGTTTTCCAGCTCCTCCTTGTGTCCGTCCCATCGTTTCTCATTGGGATGCATGTTTCTCAAAGGAAAAAGAGCAAGAAGAACATCAAAATCTTTAATCAGAATGCCGATCGGCGGAAGATGAAAATTGATGCTCCTCTTCTTCGGACTTACGTGGTCAGCCTTGTCTTCAAAATGTTATTTGAAGCCAGCTTTATGTATTTATTCTACTGGATCTATGAAGGATACCAGATGGTCAGGCTTGTGAAGTGCAGCGAATATCCCTGCCCCAATACCGTTGATTGCTTTATTTCCAGGCCAACTGAGAAAACTATTTTTACCGTGTTTATGTTGGTGATTTCAGCGTTGTGCATCTTGTTGAATGTGGCAGAACTCTGCTATCTGATTGTAAGATATTGCATTATTCACTTTAGAACATTTTGTTTGCCTGTAACAGAGAACAATATAAAGGCCTAG
- the fabp10a gene encoding fatty acid-binding protein 10-A, liver basic → MAFSGTWEVYSQENVENFMRALSIPEDVIKLGKDIKPVIEIKQTEDNFVITTKSPRQSVTNQFTIGKEADITSMDGKKLKCTVLMEDGKLVCKLQNFLHVQEVQGSEMIEKLTAGTTTMIRKSHRI, encoded by the exons ATGGCGTTCTCTGGGACATGGGAGGTCTACTCACAGGAGAACGTTGAGAACTTCATGCGAGCTCTCT CTATTCCAGAAGACGTAATAAAGCTTGGAAAAGACATCAAGCCTGTCATTGAAATCAAACAAACTGAAGACAACTTTGTCATCACAACCAAAAGTCCCCGCCAGTCAGTCACCAATCAGTTTACCATTGGCAAAGAAGCTGATATTACCAGCATGGATGGCAAAAAGCTGAAG TGCACAGTTCTGATGGAAGACGGGAAGCTGGTATGCAAGTTGCAAAACTTTCTGCATGTACAGGAGGTGCAGGGATCTGAAATGATTGAG AAACTTACTGCAGGAACCACCACCATGATCAGGAAAAGTCACCGAATTTAA